The proteins below are encoded in one region of Campylobacter helveticus:
- the atpC gene encoding ATP synthase F1 subunit epsilon, whose product MNDLINIEIVTPLGMIYQGSVRAVTLPGSEGEFGVLKGHATLVSSLKSGVIDIEKQDLKHELVAIDSGYAKVDESKVCVLAKGAVWVCGSSESEIEKNLNNAKDLIKAMSSDNAALAATFSKLDNAKVNV is encoded by the coding sequence ATGAATGATTTAATCAATATCGAAATAGTAACTCCCTTGGGAATGATTTATCAAGGTAGCGTTCGTGCTGTAACTTTGCCCGGAAGTGAGGGAGAATTTGGCGTTTTAAAGGGACACGCGACCTTGGTTTCTTCTTTAAAATCTGGCGTCATTGATATAGAAAAGCAGGATTTAAAGCACGAGTTAGTAGCTATAGATTCTGGTTATGCTAAAGTAGATGAGAGTAAAGTTTGCGTTTTGGCTAAGGGTGCGGTTTGGGTTTGCGGCTCAAGTGAAAGTGAGATTGAGAAAAATCTTAACAACGCAAAAGATTTAATCAAAGCTATGAGTTCGGATAATGCTGCTTTAGCGGCAACTTTTTCCAAGCTTGACAATGCTAAGGTAAATGTATGA